CGGGCACGGCAGCGTGCCGCTGCTCGCCGTTGCCGCAGTGCTGCTGGACTTCGCCGTGCAGTGCCACCAGGTGCTGAGCCAGGCCGAGATCTACGCCCTGCGCGCCGATGCCCGAGCCCGGATCAACACCGTCTTCATGACTACCGTCTTCGTCGGCGGCGCCACCTCCTCCGCCGTCGCCGGCGCACTGCACACCGCCTACGGATGGTCCGGCGTCTGTGCCTTCGGGACGGTGCTGCCGCTGGCTGGCCTGCTGATGTGGGCCCACGGCCAGTGGACGGCGCGCACCCAGGCGTCGGCGGACGCCGTACGGGCGGCCGAGGCCGCGCACATGGCGGATGTCGCCTGACACGCCGAGGCCGGCCGGCCCCGCCCACCGCCGCCATTCATCCGCGCCGCCAGACACCGGCGCAGGCCTGCCCGAGCCAGCACTGCGGGTGCCGATAAATCGTCCACCCAGGTAGAGGCCTTGATCGGCTGCCCCTTCAGGCCTCGCTCGCCGACCACTCCGATGTCTTCATGTGCAGACGCGGACGGCATCATGGTCTGTCGTGCTGCTGCGTCTGGCCTACCTCGCCGCGACCAACACCCTGTCGCTCCTGCGTCTGCTGCCGATGAGCGACTGGGACAAAGACATCGAGATTCTTGCCCTGCGGCATCAACTGCTCGTACTGCAACGCCAGGTCGGCAAGCCCACGTTCACGGACACCGACCGCGCCCTCCTCACCGGCCTGCTCCACCACCTCCCGAGGAAGAAGCTTCGCCGGCTCCTGCTGTTGGTACGCCCGGACACGATCATGCGGTGGCATCGCAACCTGCTCAAGCGACGACATGCCGCCCTCTGCGTACCGAAGCGGCGCGGACGCCCACCCACGGTCCGGTCGGTCCGCGCCCTGGTCCTGCGCCTGGCTCACGAGAATTCCTCGTGGGGCTATCGCCGGATCCACGGCGAGCTCGCGGCGCTGGGCATCAAGGTCGCCGCCTCCACCGTCTGGGAGATCCTCCGAGAGCACGGCATCCCGCCTGCGCCCGAACGCCAGAGCACGACCTGGGCCGCCTTCCTGCGCAGCCAGGCCGATGCGCTGCTCGCCTGCGACTTCTTCGAGACCCTCACCTTGACCGGGGTGCGTCTGTACGTCATCGCCGTCATCGAGCACTCCACCCGGCGCATCCGGATCCTGGGCGCCACCGCTCACCCCACCACGGAGTGGACCGTGCAGCTCGGACGCAATCTCATCATGGACCTCCAGGACGCGAGCAGCCAGGCCCGTTTCCTCATCCGCGACCGCGACTCGAAGTTCACGCAGGCCTTCGACGCCCTGCTGTCCGACGCCGGACTGACAGTCGTCACCACCGGCATACAGATACCCCGAATGAACTCCCTCATGGAGCGCTGGATACAAACGTGCCGGTGCGAGCTGCTGGACCGCACCTTGATCTGGAGCCAGAGCCACCTCCTGCACGCGCTCCGCGAGTTCGAGACCTTTTACAACGAGCACCGACCGCACCAAGCGCTGAAACAAGCCGCACCGCTCCGACCACAAGCCGAACCGATAAACGTGCCAGCGCAGGTCAGGCACCTGGAGGTCCGCCGACGAGACCGACTCGGCGGAACCCTTCACGAGTACCAACATGCCTCCTGAGCAGGCCGGATGATTAATCGGCACCCGCAGTGCTGTCGGCTCTGGTGGTCTTCATTGCCTATGTGCGGAAGCGGCGTGCCCGGGAGCTGAGCCGGGTGCGGTCGGTGGCCGAGACGGCCCAGCGGATTCTGCTGCGGCCTCCACCCCGCCGGATCGGGCCGTTGCGGGTGGCCTGGCTGTATCTGGCCGCTGAGGAGGAGGCCCAGATCGGGGGCGACCTGTTGGCGGTCGCCCGCGCTGATCAACCCTGCACTCGGGTACTCATCGGCGACGTACGAGGCCATGGGCTGGCCTCCATCGGCGAGGCGTCGGTGGTGATGGGCGCGTTCCGTGAGGGCGCTCACCGGTACGCCTCCTTGCCCGAGCTCGTCAGCGCCGCCGAAGACAGCGTCTGCCGGAACCTGGAGGAGGTCACCGATACCACGCACGACGCCGGCCAGCACTTCATCACCGCCGTCGTGATCGACATCCACGATCAGGGCCCGCAGGCTGAGATGCTCAACTGCGGCCATCCGCCACCCCTGCTGATCCATGGAGAGCAGGTGACCGTCCTGAACTCCCGGCGACCCGCGCCCCCCTTGGGCCTGTGCGCCCTCTGCGTACGAAACGACCGCACCGACCCGTTCAGCTTCGAAACAGGCGACATGCTGCTGCTGTACACCGACGGCGTGATCGAAGCCCGC
The genomic region above belongs to Streptomyces sp. CG1 and contains:
- a CDS encoding integrase core domain-containing protein, with amino-acid sequence MLLRLAYLAATNTLSLLRLLPMSDWDKDIEILALRHQLLVLQRQVGKPTFTDTDRALLTGLLHHLPRKKLRRLLLLVRPDTIMRWHRNLLKRRHAALCVPKRRGRPPTVRSVRALVLRLAHENSSWGYRRIHGELAALGIKVAASTVWEILREHGIPPAPERQSTTWAAFLRSQADALLACDFFETLTLTGVRLYVIAVIEHSTRRIRILGATAHPTTEWTVQLGRNLIMDLQDASSQARFLIRDRDSKFTQAFDALLSDAGLTVVTTGIQIPRMNSLMERWIQTCRCELLDRTLIWSQSHLLHALREFETFYNEHRPHQALKQAAPLRPQAEPINVPAQVRHLEVRRRDRLGGTLHEYQHAS
- a CDS encoding PP2C family protein-serine/threonine phosphatase, whose translation is MRKRRARELSRVRSVAETAQRILLRPPPRRIGPLRVAWLYLAAEEEAQIGGDLLAVARADQPCTRVLIGDVRGHGLASIGEASVVMGAFREGAHRYASLPELVSAAEDSVCRNLEEVTDTTHDAGQHFITAVVIDIHDQGPQAEMLNCGHPPPLLIHGEQVTVLNSRRPAPPLGLCALCVRNDRTDPFSFETGDMLLLYTDGVIEARSPTGAFYPLAERVAAFPASSPDALLHHLHRDLLEHTGEQLTDDAAFLVIERIPSRHLHRPHLVSHAGGSLPSTTG